In the bacterium genome, one interval contains:
- a CDS encoding MGMT family protein, which produces MKAHWEHDRIYATVQSIPGGRVATYGQVAEMAGLPRRWRLVGRALKSLPEDSAIPWHRVVDARGRISARGCPDAVAEQRMLLEVEGVVFGPGGRIDLARYGLDF; this is translated from the coding sequence GTGAAGGCCCACTGGGAGCACGACCGGATCTACGCCACGGTGCAGTCGATCCCCGGCGGTCGCGTGGCCACCTACGGCCAGGTCGCCGAGATGGCCGGGCTGCCCCGGCGCTGGCGCCTGGTCGGCCGCGCCCTGAAGTCCCTACCCGAGGACAGCGCCATTCCCTGGCACCGCGTCGTCGACGCGCGGGGACGGATCAGCGCGCGCGGCTGCCCCGACGCGGTGGCCGAGCAGCGGATGTTGCTCGAAGTCGAGGGGGTGGTCTTCGGGCCGGGCGGTCGGATAGATCTGGCCCGCTACGGTCTCGACTTCTGA